The Myxococcaceae bacterium JPH2 nucleotide sequence GTCCCCCCAGCACCCGGCCCACGGGACGGGATGAGCTGACGCGGCGATTGGTATCCACGGGCATGGCGGCGCCTCCGGCTGTCCCCTCTTCTACCCCGGCTCCAGGCCGAGCGCACCCCAGGCGCGCTCGGGGTCCTCCAGCGCCTCGCCCAGATGTCGCAGGACGCGCGCGGCCAGCGTCACGTCGATGAGCCGCGCATCCCAGGTGCACGTCAGCGTCATGAGCTTGCCCGGCACCAGCGCGCCGTCCTCCAACACGGGCTCGTCGCGCACCGCGCCGGGAGCGAGCAACAGCGGCACCCGCGTGTACGGAGCCATGGCCACATAGCCACGCTCCAGCCCCAGCGAGCCCAGGTTGGTCACCACCACCGAGCCGAAGGGGTCCTGGGGCATCCCCACCGCGCGCAGGTCCACGTTCAGCCCGAACCAGACGAAGGACAGCAGCCGCAGCGCCGGCCCCATCAGCCAACCCGGGATGAGCGAGGAGCGGCGCTTGCCTCGCTCGATGACGGCGTCCCGGCGGGCGCGGACCTCGGACACGCGCGCCTCGAGCTGCTCGGCCATCGCCTCCAGCGACATCGCGTCCGCGCGGTGCACGGTGGCGGTGGTGAGGTCCACACGGCCCGTGCCCTCGGCGGGCTGCGCGACCATGACGCACACGCCGACGTCACGGCGCAGCCAGGGGCGGTTGTGGCGCAGGAGCACGTTCGCCTCGGGGTAGCGCGCGAGCGCGTCCGCCGCGGCCTTGGCCACCAGGTGCGTCACGGTGAGGCGCGGGCCCGAGTGCCTCCGCCGCGCGGCCATGAAGGCCAGCGCGCGCTCCATGCGGACCTCCAACGACGCATACGCGCTGGGGTCGCGCGGCGTGCGCCACGTGCCCAGCGCGAGCTTGCGAAAGGCGCTGGGGGTCCGCGCCGGCTGGAGGTCCAGGTTCACGCTCGGCTCCGGCCATCGCACGCCCGAGTCTCCCCTGCAACCCACCTGCCGCCCTGTTAGACAGGAAGCCGCAGGTCGGTCCCTCTCGCCTCGAGGCCCCTTTCCCATGAGCACCCTCGCCCTCGCTCTCGCCCTGTCCCTCCACGCCACCCCGCAGCCGCCCAAGAAGACCCCTCCACCTCCCGCGCCCAAGGCGGCGGCCCCCGTCGTTGAAGACGTCGTCGCGTCCACGCGCGCCTGGAACGAGACCCGCATCCAGCGGCTGTCCTCGGAGGATGGCTGGCTCACCCTCGTGGGCCTGTCGTGGCTGAAGGAGGGCGAGCAGACCGCTGGCTCGGCGGCGAACAGCGCGGTGCCGCTCCCCGCGTCCACGCCGGCTCGCGTGGGCACCTTCACGCGCACGGGCGAGGCCGTCACCTTCCAGCCCGCGCCGGGCGTGACGCTCACGCGCAACGGACAGCCGTTCACCGGCGGGGCGCTCCAGTCGGACGCGAAGGGCGAGCCCGACGTGCTGAAGGTGGGCAGCGTCACGTTCCAGGTCATCAAGCGCGGAGACCGGTTGGGCGTGCGCGTGAAGGACTCGGAGGCGCCCACGCGCAAGGCGTTCCACGGCATCCCCACGTACGAGCCGAGCGCCGCGTGGCGCGTGCAGGCGCATCTGGAGCCCGCGGCCGCGCCCCACACGCTCGCCGTCCCCAACGTGCTGGGCATGGTGGAGGAGATGCAGTCGCCGGGCACGCTGGTGTTCACGGTGAACGGCAAGGAGTACCGCCTCATGCCCGTCATCGAGGAGGGCGAGAAGCAGCTGTTCATCATCTTCGCGGACGAGACCAACCGCGACACCACCTACGGCGCGGGCCGCTTCCTCTCCGCGGAGTTGCCGGACAAGGACGGACGCGTGACGTTGGACTTCAATCGCGCGTACAACCCGCCCTGCGCGTTCACGCGCTTCGCCACCTGCCCGCTGCCGCCGCGTGGCAACCGGCTGGCCCTGCGCGTGGAGGCAGGTGAGAAGCGCGCGGGCGACCACTGACGAACACCGCGGGGGGCATCCGCCCGGCCGTGCGCTCGCGGCGGATTTGAGGGGTGCGCCGCGCGACTCCATTTGAGACGCTGGGGTCGTGCTCCTCGAGATGCCCCTGCTCATTGGCCTCATGGTGGCGGCCATCGCGTTGGCCATCGCGGCCAAGCGCGTGCGCGTGCCCTACAACGTCGCGCTGGTGGTGGGCGGGCTGCTCATCTCCGTGGGACACCTGCTGCCGGGCGTGCCACCTCTGAACCCGGAGGTGGTGTTCCTGGTCTGCCTGCCGCTGCTCCTGTTCGAGGGCGGCATCACCGCGGACCTGGCGAGCATCCGCGCCAACGCCGCGCCCATCAGCCTCCTGTCCACGCTGGGCATGGTGCTGGCCATCGGCGCGACGGGCGGCATGCTGCACGCGCTGGTGGGGCTGGACTGGGGCCCCGCGCTGCTCTTGGGCGCCATCCTGTCCGTCACGGACACCGTCTCCATCCTCTACGCGTTCCGCAAGGCGCCGGTGCCCGCGCGGCTGTCCGGCATCGTGCAGGGCGAGAGCCTCTTCAACGACGGCACCGCGCTGGTGGCGTACTCGGCCATCGCGGCCGTGGTGGCGGGAGGCGCACCGCCCACGCTGGCGTCCATGGGCGCGCGCATGCTCCTGGCATCCATGGGCGGCGCCGTGGTGGGCCTGTCCCTGGGCATGCTGGGCGCGTTCATCATCCGCCGCACCGAGGAGCCGCTGGCGGACATCATGGTGACGACGGCCGTGGCGCTCGCCTCGTACGTGCTCGCCGAGCAGTTGCACCTGTCCGGCGCCATCTCCGCCGTCACCTCCGGGCTGGCGGTGGGCGTGACGTTGCATCGCGACGTGACGCCGCAGAGTCAGCTCTCCATCCACACGTTCTGGGAGTACGTCGCCTTCGGGGTGAACACCTTCCTGTTCCTCTCCGTGGGACTCACCACGCATCCGGGCGACCTGCGCGGCTACCTGCCCGAGGTGGGGCTGGCGGTGCTCAGCGTCTTCGTGGGGCGCGCGGTGGGCGTGTACATCCCCTTCCTGCTGCTGCGCTGGCTGCGGCCCGCGGAGGGCATCCCGCCGCGCTGGCAGCACGTCTTCCTGGTGGGCAACATCAAGGGCGCGCTGTCCATCGGTCTGGCGCTCGGCATGCCGGAGTCCACGCCCGCGCGCGAGCAGCTCGTGGCGCTCTCGTTCGGCGTCACGCTGGTGTCGCTGGTGGGCCAGGGCCTGCTCCTGACGGGCGCGCTCAAGAAGCTGGGCCTCATCCAGGAGGACGCGGTGGCGCTGGCCATGGCGGAGCAGCGCGGTCGGCTCATCGCGAGCCGCGCCGCGCACGTGGAGCTGGAGGCGCTGCACTCGCAGGGGCTGCTGCCTCGCGGCGCCTACGAGCACCTGCGCAGCGAGTACCAGGTGAACATCGCGCGCGCGGAGCGGGAGCTGCGTCGCATCGGGGAGCAGCACCTCGCGGAGGGCGCGCGCGACCTGCTGGCCATGCGTCGGCGGCTCATCGACGCGGAGCGCACCGCGCTTCAAGGCGCGCGGCGCAACGGCCTCATCCCCGAGGCCACCGCGGAGCACATGCTCGGGCAGCTCGACGAGCGCATCCTCGACCTGGAGCACGTGCTGCGCGGCCGCTCGGACTCGGACACGAAGAAGGAGCAGGCGTCATGAGGATTGTCATCGCGGGGGGCGGTCGGGTGGGCAGCGTGCTGGCCGCGCGGCTGGTGGACGAGCAGCACGCGGTGACGGTCATCGAGCGGGACCCGGCCACGTGCACCCGCCTCTTCGAGGAGGTGGGCGTGGTGACGGTGTGCGGAGACGCCACCAATCCCAAGACGCTGGAGGCCGCGGGCATTGGCTCGGCGGACATCGCGGCGGGCGTGCTGGCGCGCGACTCGGAGAACCTGGCGTTCGCCATGCTGGCGCGCTCCGTGTCCAGCGCGCGCGTCATGGTGCGCATGCTGGACACCAG carries:
- a CDS encoding cation:proton antiporter, whose protein sequence is MPLLIGLMVAAIALAIAAKRVRVPYNVALVVGGLLISVGHLLPGVPPLNPEVVFLVCLPLLLFEGGITADLASIRANAAPISLLSTLGMVLAIGATGGMLHALVGLDWGPALLLGAILSVTDTVSILYAFRKAPVPARLSGIVQGESLFNDGTALVAYSAIAAVVAGGAPPTLASMGARMLLASMGGAVVGLSLGMLGAFIIRRTEEPLADIMVTTAVALASYVLAEQLHLSGAISAVTSGLAVGVTLHRDVTPQSQLSIHTFWEYVAFGVNTFLFLSVGLTTHPGDLRGYLPEVGLAVLSVFVGRAVGVYIPFLLLRWLRPAEGIPPRWQHVFLVGNIKGALSIGLALGMPESTPAREQLVALSFGVTLVSLVGQGLLLTGALKKLGLIQEDAVALAMAEQRGRLIASRAAHVELEALHSQGLLPRGAYEHLRSEYQVNIARAERELRRIGEQHLAEGARDLLAMRRRLIDAERTALQGARRNGLIPEATAEHMLGQLDERILDLEHVLRGRSDSDTKKEQAS
- a CDS encoding 2-oxo acid dehydrogenase subunit E2 translates to MNLDLQPARTPSAFRKLALGTWRTPRDPSAYASLEVRMERALAFMAARRRHSGPRLTVTHLVAKAAADALARYPEANVLLRHNRPWLRRDVGVCVMVAQPAEGTGRVDLTTATVHRADAMSLEAMAEQLEARVSEVRARRDAVIERGKRRSSLIPGWLMGPALRLLSFVWFGLNVDLRAVGMPQDPFGSVVVTNLGSLGLERGYVAMAPYTRVPLLLAPGAVRDEPVLEDGALVPGKLMTLTCTWDARLIDVTLAARVLRHLGEALEDPERAWGALGLEPG
- a CDS encoding DUF1684 domain-containing protein, producing the protein MSTLALALALSLHATPQPPKKTPPPPAPKAAAPVVEDVVASTRAWNETRIQRLSSEDGWLTLVGLSWLKEGEQTAGSAANSAVPLPASTPARVGTFTRTGEAVTFQPAPGVTLTRNGQPFTGGALQSDAKGEPDVLKVGSVTFQVIKRGDRLGVRVKDSEAPTRKAFHGIPTYEPSAAWRVQAHLEPAAAPHTLAVPNVLGMVEEMQSPGTLVFTVNGKEYRLMPVIEEGEKQLFIIFADETNRDTTYGAGRFLSAELPDKDGRVTLDFNRAYNPPCAFTRFATCPLPPRGNRLALRVEAGEKRAGDH